One part of the Sphingopyxis sp. PAMC25046 genome encodes these proteins:
- a CDS encoding TorF family putative porin translates to MRFFDTAGAGLLLAAAAMPVPAFAQDDPITRGGGPLSLSGEVAVVSDYRFRGISLSDEEIALQPTLTLGHESGLYVGVWGSTMPDNPLSGKFELDLYGGYATEIAPGTSVDVGVIWYGYPGNRNWAGPADYFEFSGKLSHDIGPLSATGTIAYAPAQRSMGDSWYYNLGVSSGIPNTPVTVHAGVGYSDGSLALTAPPGDYVDWSVGASYVVGPATLSARYVDTDIKKTGVKAVDTLYEPTLVLTLGLSF, encoded by the coding sequence ATGCGTTTTTTCGACACGGCCGGTGCCGGCCTGTTGCTCGCGGCCGCGGCCATGCCGGTCCCCGCCTTTGCCCAGGATGATCCGATTACCCGCGGCGGCGGGCCGCTTTCGCTGTCGGGCGAGGTCGCGGTCGTCAGCGACTATCGTTTCCGCGGCATTTCGCTGTCGGACGAGGAAATCGCGCTGCAACCGACGCTGACGCTCGGCCACGAAAGCGGCCTTTACGTCGGCGTCTGGGGATCGACGATGCCCGACAATCCGTTGTCGGGGAAGTTCGAGCTCGACCTTTACGGCGGCTATGCGACCGAGATCGCGCCGGGCACCTCGGTCGATGTCGGGGTGATCTGGTACGGCTATCCGGGCAACCGGAACTGGGCCGGACCTGCCGATTATTTCGAGTTCAGCGGCAAGCTGTCGCACGACATCGGCCCGCTTTCGGCGACCGGAACCATCGCCTATGCGCCTGCGCAGCGCTCGATGGGCGACAGCTGGTATTATAACCTCGGCGTTTCGTCCGGCATCCCGAACACACCGGTCACGGTCCACGCTGGGGTCGGTTATTCCGACGGCTCGCTCGCGCTGACCGCGCCGCCGGGCGACTATGTCGACTGGTCGGTCGGTGCATCCTATGTCGTCGGTCCGGCGACGCTGTCGGCGCGCTATGTCGACACCGACATCAAGAAGACCGGCGTGAAGGCGGTCGATACGCTTTACGAACCAACCTTGGTACTGACGCTCGGCTTATCGTTCTGA
- a CDS encoding alpha-hydroxy acid oxidase: MKLTDCHNIDDFRALAKRRLPWPVFDYIDGAADDEVTRRRNREAFDSCDLIPRVLAGVESVDMKTTLFGREMAMPLFLSPTALQRLFHWQGERAVLRAAANAGTVAGISSLATIGLAEAGALTSGPKLFQLYVHHDEGLNRAMLDAAREAKFDAVALTVDTIVGGNRERCLRSGFTSPPRFTASNMLSYAAKPGWGLNYMLREKFSLPNLATHVSEGSSVPKSVAEYFTSMLDQSLDWKRAEAIRKQWGGPFCLKGIVAVEDAKRAVDIGASAIMVSNHGGRQLDGSISPFDALAAIVDAVGDRVEVICDGGITRGTHVLKALSVGAKACSGGRLYLYALAAAGEDGVARAIALLRAEIERGMKLMGAKTLADLGPHNLRWR; this comes from the coding sequence GTGAAACTCACCGACTGCCACAATATCGACGATTTCCGCGCGCTCGCGAAACGCCGCCTGCCGTGGCCGGTGTTCGATTATATCGACGGCGCCGCCGACGACGAGGTGACGCGCCGCCGCAACCGCGAAGCGTTCGACAGCTGCGACCTCATACCCCGCGTCCTCGCCGGGGTCGAAAGCGTCGACATGAAGACGACGCTCTTCGGGCGCGAGATGGCGATGCCGCTCTTCCTTTCGCCCACCGCACTCCAGCGCCTGTTCCATTGGCAGGGCGAGCGCGCTGTGCTCCGCGCCGCGGCGAATGCCGGCACCGTCGCGGGCATATCCAGCCTCGCGACGATCGGCCTCGCCGAAGCCGGCGCGCTGACGAGCGGCCCCAAGCTCTTCCAGCTCTATGTCCACCACGACGAGGGGCTCAACCGGGCGATGCTCGACGCCGCGCGCGAAGCGAAATTCGACGCGGTCGCGCTCACCGTCGACACGATTGTCGGCGGCAACCGCGAACGCTGCCTGCGCTCGGGCTTCACCTCGCCGCCGCGCTTCACCGCGTCGAACATGCTGAGCTACGCCGCCAAGCCCGGCTGGGGGCTCAACTATATGCTCCGCGAAAAGTTCAGCCTGCCCAACCTCGCCACGCATGTGTCCGAAGGGTCGAGCGTCCCCAAATCGGTCGCCGAATATTTCACTTCGATGCTCGACCAGAGCCTCGACTGGAAACGCGCCGAGGCGATCCGCAAACAGTGGGGCGGTCCCTTCTGCCTCAAGGGCATCGTCGCTGTCGAGGATGCCAAGCGCGCGGTCGACATCGGCGCGAGTGCGATCATGGTCTCGAACCATGGCGGGCGACAACTCGACGGCAGCATTTCGCCCTTCGACGCGCTCGCCGCCATCGTCGATGCGGTCGGCGACAGGGTCGAGGTGATCTGCGACGGCGGCATCACGCGCGGCACCCATGTGCTGAAAGCGCTGTCGGTCGGCGCCAAGGCCTGCTCGGGCGGCCGCCTCTATCTCTATGCGCTCGCGGCGGCGGGCGAGGATGGCGTCGCGCGCGCAATCGCCCTGCTCCGCGCCGAGATCGAGCGCGGCATGAAATTGATGGGGGCCAAGACCCTCGCCGATCTCGGCCCCCATAATCTGCGCTGGCGTTGA
- a CDS encoding TorF family putative porin, with the protein MKTLVRACLGALVAATAMSTPAFAQEEEAAAGPFTLSGGIAVTSDYRFRGISLSNEKVAVQPTLTVSHESGFYAGVWGSSLPDSPAYGKFELDVYGGFNTEIAPGTTADIGVTWYTYPGSDDGGAPTDYFEGIGKLSHDIGPVSVTGMVAYAPKQDSLGDQDNIYLNLGAGYGIPGTPVTLTAGIGYNDGSLGLVSPDGKYVDWSLGASFAAGPLTFSAQYIDTDVKKTGVKAVDTLYDPTVVFTLGASF; encoded by the coding sequence ATGAAAACTCTTGTCCGCGCGTGCCTTGGCGCGCTTGTCGCCGCGACGGCGATGTCCACCCCGGCCTTTGCCCAGGAAGAAGAAGCTGCCGCCGGCCCGTTCACGCTTTCGGGCGGCATTGCGGTCACGAGCGACTATCGTTTCCGCGGCATTTCGCTGTCGAACGAAAAGGTCGCGGTGCAGCCGACGCTGACCGTCAGCCACGAAAGCGGCTTCTATGCCGGCGTCTGGGGTTCGTCGCTTCCCGACAGCCCCGCCTATGGCAAGTTCGAACTCGACGTCTATGGCGGCTTCAACACCGAAATCGCACCGGGTACGACGGCCGATATCGGCGTGACCTGGTACACCTACCCGGGCAGCGACGACGGCGGCGCGCCGACCGACTATTTCGAAGGCATCGGCAAACTGTCGCACGATATCGGCCCCGTTTCGGTCACCGGCATGGTCGCCTATGCGCCCAAGCAGGATTCGCTCGGCGATCAGGACAATATCTATCTGAACCTCGGCGCCGGATACGGCATTCCCGGCACGCCGGTCACGCTGACCGCGGGAATCGGCTATAACGACGGGTCGCTCGGCCTCGTGTCGCCCGATGGCAAATATGTCGACTGGTCGCTCGGCGCGTCCTTCGCTGCCGGCCCGCTGACTTTCTCGGCGCAATATATCGACACCGACGTTAAAAAGACGGGCGTCAAGGCCGTCGACACGCTTTACGATCCAACCGTGGTCTTTACGCTGGGCGCATCTTTCTGA
- the ispG gene encoding flavodoxin-dependent (E)-4-hydroxy-3-methylbut-2-enyl-diphosphate synthase has translation MSDHNPGLRPWRDIARRACRQIMVGTVPVGGGAPISVQTMTNTLTSDPVATIDQIRRCEDAGADLIRVSCPDTDSTAALGKIVRASRIPIIADIHFHYKRALEAADAGAACLRINPGNIGSSERVGEVVRAAKANGCAIRIGVNAGSLEKDLLEKYGEPCPEALVESALDHIKLLQDHDFHEYKVAVKASDVFLAVAAYAQLADAVDCPLHLGITEAGGLIGGTVKSALGIGNLLWAGIGDTIRVSLSAEPEEEVRVGYEILKSLGLRTRGVRVVSCPSCARQGFDVIRTVQALEEALSHIKTPMSLSVLGCVVNGPGEARETDIGITGGGNGKHMVFLSGVTDHHVEDADMIGHIVKLVEAKAAQIEAGSAVSMDVTHGKAA, from the coding sequence ATGAGCGATCACAATCCCGGCCTGCGCCCATGGCGCGACATTGCACGACGCGCGTGCCGCCAGATCATGGTCGGCACCGTCCCGGTCGGCGGCGGCGCGCCGATCAGCGTCCAGACGATGACGAACACGCTGACGAGCGATCCGGTCGCGACGATCGACCAGATCCGCCGCTGCGAGGACGCGGGCGCCGACCTGATCCGCGTCTCGTGCCCCGACACCGATTCGACCGCGGCGCTGGGGAAGATCGTCCGCGCGTCGCGCATCCCGATCATCGCCGACATCCACTTCCACTACAAGCGCGCGCTCGAAGCCGCCGACGCCGGCGCCGCCTGCCTGCGCATCAACCCCGGCAACATCGGCAGCAGCGAGCGCGTCGGCGAGGTGGTGCGCGCGGCGAAGGCGAACGGCTGCGCGATCCGCATCGGGGTCAACGCGGGGTCGCTGGAAAAGGATCTGCTCGAAAAATATGGCGAGCCCTGCCCCGAGGCACTCGTCGAAAGCGCGCTCGACCATATCAAGCTGCTGCAGGACCACGACTTCCACGAATATAAGGTCGCGGTGAAGGCGAGCGACGTCTTCCTCGCGGTCGCCGCCTATGCGCAGCTCGCCGACGCGGTCGACTGTCCGCTGCACCTCGGCATCACCGAGGCGGGCGGGCTGATCGGCGGAACGGTCAAGTCGGCGCTCGGCATCGGCAATCTCCTCTGGGCCGGAATCGGCGACACGATCCGCGTCAGCCTCTCGGCCGAACCCGAAGAAGAGGTCCGCGTCGGCTATGAAATCCTGAAGTCTCTCGGTCTCCGCACCCGCGGCGTCCGCGTCGTATCCTGCCCCAGCTGCGCGCGCCAGGGCTTCGACGTCATCCGCACCGTGCAGGCGCTCGAAGAAGCGCTGAGCCACATCAAGACCCCGATGTCGCTCTCGGTTCTGGGCTGCGTCGTCAACGGCCCCGGCGAAGCGCGCGAGACCGACATCGGCATCACCGGCGGCGGCAACGGCAAGCATATGGTCTTCCTCTCGGGGGTCACCGACCACCATGTCGAGGACGCCGACATGATCGGCCACATCGTCAAGCTCGTCGAAGCGAAGGCCGCCCAGATCGAGGCGGGCAGCGCGGTGAGCATGGACGTGACGCACGGCAAGGCGGCGTAG
- a CDS encoding acyl-CoA thioesterase, with product MREFTLELTATPESIDELGHVNNAVWVQWIQQVATGHWDAAAPEAHKDAYIWVVVRHEIDYLRALGPGETVTARTWVADKPQGAKFDRFMEFTGADGKVHVRARTVWALLDKASGRPLRVTDDIVAPLAG from the coding sequence TTGAGAGAGTTTACGCTCGAACTGACGGCGACGCCCGAGAGCATCGACGAGCTCGGGCACGTCAACAATGCGGTGTGGGTCCAGTGGATTCAGCAGGTCGCGACGGGCCATTGGGACGCGGCGGCGCCTGAGGCGCATAAAGACGCCTATATCTGGGTCGTGGTGCGGCACGAGATCGACTATCTGCGCGCGCTCGGCCCCGGCGAGACGGTGACCGCGCGGACCTGGGTCGCCGACAAGCCGCAGGGCGCGAAATTCGACCGCTTCATGGAATTCACCGGCGCGGACGGCAAGGTGCATGTGCGGGCGCGGACGGTATGGGCGCTGCTCGACAAGGCGAGCGGGCGGCCGCTGCGCGTGACCGACGACATCGTCGCGCCCCTTGCTGGCTAG
- a CDS encoding MarR family winged helix-turn-helix transcriptional regulator yields the protein MPASTDMAPEIDDITFLGRLSEALSQRIEEQTRPLFDGAGIVVPVRSCSLLTALNAVGEASAADLARTLGQSHQLVVQKCPALLRLGLITQHADPADARRKVFRLTEAGHDQLRRLDAYSARIREVYRALFEEVGDVHGTILKALKALDARPLSARFAE from the coding sequence ATGCCCGCCTCGACTGACATGGCCCCCGAAATCGACGATATCACCTTCCTCGGCCGCCTCAGCGAAGCGCTGAGCCAGCGGATCGAGGAACAGACGCGCCCGCTGTTCGACGGGGCCGGGATCGTCGTGCCGGTGCGGTCCTGCTCGCTGCTCACGGCGCTCAACGCGGTGGGCGAAGCTTCGGCTGCCGATCTTGCGCGCACGCTCGGCCAGTCGCACCAACTGGTGGTCCAGAAATGCCCCGCGCTGCTGCGGCTCGGCCTGATCACCCAGCACGCCGACCCCGCCGACGCGCGGCGCAAGGTTTTCCGGCTAACCGAAGCCGGCCACGACCAGCTCCGCCGGCTCGACGCCTACAGCGCCCGGATCCGGGAAGTTTACCGCGCGCTCTTCGAGGAGGTTGGCGATGTGCATGGAACGATATTGAAAGCGCTGAAGGCGCTCGACGCCCGGCCGCTCAGCGCGCGCTTCGCGGAATAG
- a CDS encoding FAD-dependent oxidoreductase has product MAGDVPSRRALLAGLAAVPVAAAAAATERKERRSKKRKPAKPKIQHVDVAIIGAGVFGAWTAWHLLRAGKSVRLFDAYGAGNARSSSGGASRVIRMGYGADALYSEMARDSLKYWKELSDTASAPIFHNTGVLWFAPQGDAYTAQSLAWLQANRVGHEHGDVSWLQNKYRQIQFYQGETGILETEAGALIAARGVQEVIADAQIAVERVVMPAPLFSKRIKKHTLPDGGTADHLVYCAGPWIAELFPQQLMNKIVATRQEVYHFGAPQGDTRFAPPELPVWADFNNGRIVYGIPDLEGAGFKIAIDVHGPTVDPDTMERQLTPAGIAEARAYMQRRFPGLASAPLLGGRVCQYENSSNGDYLIDRFPGQEHVWLVGGGSGHGFKNGPAVGKRVAAHILDAKLAVEPRFSFATKGTVAARTVF; this is encoded by the coding sequence TTGGCCGGTGACGTACCCTCCCGCCGCGCGCTCCTTGCCGGCCTTGCGGCGGTGCCGGTCGCGGCTGCCGCCGCGGCGACCGAGCGCAAGGAGCGTCGCTCGAAAAAGCGCAAACCGGCGAAACCGAAAATCCAGCATGTCGACGTCGCGATCATCGGCGCCGGCGTGTTCGGCGCATGGACCGCGTGGCATCTGCTGCGCGCGGGCAAGTCGGTGCGGTTATTCGACGCCTATGGCGCGGGCAACGCGCGCAGCTCGTCGGGCGGGGCAAGCCGCGTCATCCGCATGGGATATGGCGCCGACGCGCTTTATTCGGAGATGGCGCGCGACTCGCTCAAATATTGGAAAGAGCTTTCCGACACCGCGAGCGCGCCAATCTTCCACAACACCGGCGTCCTGTGGTTCGCGCCGCAAGGCGACGCCTACACCGCGCAGTCGCTCGCCTGGCTGCAGGCGAACCGCGTCGGCCACGAACATGGCGACGTCAGCTGGCTGCAGAATAAATATCGCCAGATCCAATTCTATCAGGGCGAAACCGGCATCCTCGAGACCGAGGCGGGCGCGCTGATCGCCGCGCGCGGGGTGCAGGAGGTGATCGCCGACGCCCAGATCGCGGTCGAGCGCGTCGTCATGCCCGCGCCGCTCTTTTCAAAGCGCATCAAGAAGCACACGCTCCCCGACGGCGGCACCGCCGACCACCTTGTCTATTGTGCCGGCCCGTGGATCGCCGAACTCTTCCCGCAGCAGTTGATGAACAAGATCGTCGCGACGCGGCAGGAAGTCTATCATTTCGGCGCGCCGCAGGGCGACACGCGTTTTGCCCCGCCCGAGCTTCCCGTGTGGGCCGATTTCAACAACGGCCGCATCGTCTACGGCATCCCCGACCTCGAAGGCGCGGGGTTCAAGATCGCGATCGACGTCCATGGCCCGACGGTCGACCCCGACACTATGGAACGCCAGCTTACCCCCGCCGGCATCGCCGAGGCGCGCGCCTATATGCAGCGCCGTTTCCCCGGCCTCGCCTCCGCCCCCCTGCTCGGCGGGCGCGTCTGCCAGTACGAGAACAGCTCGAACGGCGATTATCTGATCGACCGCTTCCCGGGACAGGAGCATGTCTGGCTCGTCGGCGGCGGATCGGGGCACGGCTTCAAGAACGGCCCCGCGGTGGGAAAGCGGGTGGCGGCGCACATCCTCGATGCGAAGCTGGCGGTCGAACCGCGCTTCAGTTTCGCGACCAAGGGGACGGTCGCGGCAAGAACCGTCTTTTGA
- a CDS encoding NAD(P)-dependent oxidoreductase — protein sequence MSEQKLRVTFIGTGVMGGPMAGHLVKAGHALTVYNRTRAKADAWTRQHGGTAAATPADAAKDADVVLTCVGNDDDLAQVTLGRDGAFKAMKKGALFIDHTTVSARIARQLSVEADGLGLLCLDAPVSGGEAGAQNGALSIMCGGSKAAFDAAAPVMQAYAARMVHIGGPGAGQTTKMVNQIAIAGVIEGLSEALRFAQASKLDTDKVFEAVSGGAAASWQMLNRWGTMAKDEFDFGFAVDWMRKDLGLAIDEARVNGATLPVASLVDQFYADVQKAGGGRKDTSSLVTRLPK from the coding sequence ATGAGCGAACAAAAATTGCGCGTCACTTTCATCGGCACCGGCGTCATGGGCGGACCGATGGCAGGCCATCTCGTCAAGGCGGGGCACGCCCTCACCGTCTACAACCGCACGCGCGCCAAGGCCGACGCCTGGACCCGCCAGCATGGCGGCACGGCGGCAGCGACCCCGGCCGACGCCGCGAAGGACGCCGACGTCGTCCTCACCTGCGTCGGCAACGACGACGATCTCGCGCAGGTTACGCTCGGCCGCGACGGCGCGTTCAAGGCGATGAAAAAGGGCGCGCTGTTCATCGACCATACCACCGTCTCGGCGCGCATCGCGCGCCAGCTGTCGGTCGAGGCCGACGGGCTCGGCCTCCTCTGCCTCGACGCCCCCGTCTCGGGTGGCGAGGCGGGTGCGCAGAACGGCGCACTCTCTATCATGTGCGGCGGCAGCAAGGCCGCGTTCGACGCCGCCGCGCCGGTGATGCAGGCCTATGCCGCGCGCATGGTGCATATCGGCGGCCCCGGCGCGGGGCAGACCACGAAGATGGTCAATCAGATCGCGATCGCCGGGGTGATCGAAGGTCTGTCCGAAGCCCTGCGTTTCGCGCAGGCGTCGAAGCTCGACACCGACAAGGTGTTCGAGGCCGTGTCGGGCGGCGCCGCGGCGAGCTGGCAGATGCTCAACCGCTGGGGCACGATGGCGAAGGACGAATTCGATTTCGGCTTCGCGGTCGACTGGATGCGCAAGGATCTGGGGCTCGCGATCGACGAGGCGCGCGTCAACGGCGCGACGCTGCCCGTCGCCAGCCTCGTCGACCAATTCTACGCCGATGTGCAAAAGGCCGGCGGCGGCCGCAAGGATACAAGTTCGCTGGTGACGAGGCTGCCCAAGTGA
- a CDS encoding GNAT family N-acetyltransferase → MIRPATPADSAAIWAILEPVIRAGETYTLDRDMREGDALAYWFDADKEAFVAEADGAIIGTYYLRANQAGGGAHVANAGYVTGAAAMGRGVARAMALHSIDHAKARGFRAMQFNFVVSSNVRAVGLWQSLGFEVVGRLPEAFAHPTEGFVDALVMFRAL, encoded by the coding sequence ATGATCCGGCCCGCCACCCCCGCAGATTCCGCCGCGATCTGGGCGATTCTCGAACCCGTGATTCGCGCGGGTGAGACCTATACGCTGGACCGCGACATGCGCGAGGGCGATGCGCTCGCTTACTGGTTCGACGCGGACAAGGAGGCGTTCGTCGCCGAGGCCGACGGCGCCATCATCGGCACCTATTATCTGCGCGCCAACCAGGCGGGCGGGGGCGCGCATGTCGCCAATGCGGGCTATGTGACCGGCGCGGCGGCCATGGGGCGCGGGGTCGCGCGGGCGATGGCGCTGCATTCGATCGACCATGCCAAAGCGCGCGGCTTTCGTGCGATGCAGTTCAACTTCGTCGTGAGCAGCAATGTCCGCGCGGTCGGGCTGTGGCAGTCGCTGGGGTTCGAGGTCGTCGGCCGGTTGCCGGAGGCGTTTGCGCATCCGACCGAAGGTTTCGTCGATGCGCTGGTGATGTTCCGGGCGCTTTGA
- a CDS encoding threonine ammonia-lyase — MTDQLTLTSAADFPAITLDDVRAAAERINGSVVRTPTLHSQTLSEMVGAEVWLKFENLQFTAAYKERGALNALLLMDPEARARGVIAASAGNHAQGLAYHGKRLGVPVTIVMPSTTPQVKVSQTASHGATIVLFGEKFDDAYAHARELEKERGLTFVHPFDHPNVAAGQGTVALEMLEDVPELDTLIVPIGGGGLLAGMGTAARGIKNDMRLVGVQAELYPSMYAELNGVDMACEGDTLAEGIAVKEPGGYTRKLVAELNDDIVLVAERHLERAVSLLLQIEKTVVEGAGAAGLAAMLAHPEEFTGRKVGLVLTGGNIDTRLLANVLLRDLARSGRIARLRIRLQDRPGALFKVMKLFDEKQVNIIEIYHQRIFTTLPAKGLITDIECEARDREHLDSLVASLRDAGYMVTTVELA; from the coding sequence ATGACCGATCAACTCACCCTGACCTCCGCCGCCGATTTTCCGGCGATCACATTGGACGATGTGCGCGCGGCGGCGGAGCGAATTAACGGATCGGTCGTGCGGACGCCGACGCTCCATTCGCAGACGCTGTCCGAAATGGTCGGCGCCGAGGTGTGGCTGAAGTTCGAAAATCTGCAATTCACCGCGGCGTATAAGGAACGCGGCGCATTGAACGCGCTGCTGCTGATGGACCCCGAAGCGCGCGCGCGCGGCGTGATCGCGGCATCGGCGGGCAATCATGCACAGGGCCTCGCCTATCATGGCAAGCGGCTCGGCGTTCCCGTCACCATCGTGATGCCGAGCACGACGCCGCAGGTGAAGGTTTCGCAAACCGCGAGCCACGGCGCGACGATCGTGCTGTTCGGCGAAAAGTTCGATGACGCCTATGCCCATGCGCGCGAGCTCGAAAAGGAACGCGGCCTCACCTTCGTCCATCCTTTCGACCATCCGAATGTCGCGGCGGGGCAGGGGACGGTGGCGCTCGAAATGCTCGAGGATGTGCCCGAACTCGACACCCTCATTGTTCCGATCGGCGGCGGCGGGCTGCTTGCCGGTATGGGCACCGCGGCGCGCGGGATCAAGAATGACATGCGCCTAGTCGGCGTGCAGGCCGAACTTTATCCGTCGATGTACGCCGAGCTGAACGGCGTCGACATGGCGTGCGAGGGCGACACGCTGGCCGAGGGTATCGCGGTCAAGGAGCCCGGCGGCTACACGCGCAAACTGGTGGCCGAACTCAACGACGACATCGTGCTCGTCGCCGAGCGCCATCTCGAGCGCGCGGTGAGCCTGCTGCTCCAGATCGAAAAGACGGTGGTCGAGGGCGCGGGCGCCGCAGGGCTCGCGGCGATGCTCGCGCATCCGGAAGAATTCACCGGGCGCAAGGTCGGCCTCGTGCTCACCGGGGGCAATATCGACACGCGGCTGCTCGCGAACGTGCTGCTCCGCGACCTCGCGCGCTCGGGCCGCATCGCGCGGCTGCGCATCCGGCTGCAGGATCGCCCCGGCGCGCTGTTCAAGGTGATGAAGCTGTTCGACGAGAAGCAGGTCAACATCATCGAAATCTATCACCAGCGCATCTTCACGACCTTGCCCGCCAAGGGCCTGATCACCGACATCGAGTGCGAAGCGCGCGACCGCGAACATCTCGACAGCCTCGTCGCCTCGCTGCGCGACGCGGGCTATATGGTGACGACGGTGGAGCTGGCTTGA
- a CDS encoding amidohydrolase, with translation MRRLLLAALALTLAAPAHADTLIDNVNGITLDKDGKLVRFTGLVIDTEGKVKQLLDRKDKRPERPDFKQDGRGRTLIPGLIEAHGHVMGLGFKLMLLDLSDTGSLAEAQAAIRKYAAENPEMPWIIGTGWNQEKWGLGRFPTAADLDAAVPNRPVWLERVDGHAGWANSAAMAAAKITPASKSAEGGRIEMEGGKPSGVFVDAAMRLIDAAKPKPLARDLDRALYLAQQKLLEQGITTIADMGTSIHDWQAFRRAGDKKQLAVRILSYGGDIDNMAIIAGSEPTPWLYDDRLRMVGVKLLLDGALGSRGAWLKAPYADAPGQKGLPLLTPAQLRNKMVRASMDKFQVAIHAIGDAANAEALAAIADLTADLPGERRWRIEHAQIIDPADIARFAELKVIASMQPIHQPSDRVMAEARLGPDRLKGAYAWRSLQNAGVRLAFGSDVPVESANPFPGIAAAISRTDAKGEPFGGWRPEEAVSRETALDGFTRTAAYAGFAEDRIGTLMPGMRADFLIVDADPMLASPDEIRRMVPLETWIGGYRYYKQKEGATVGR, from the coding sequence GTGAGGCGCCTCCTGCTGGCCGCGCTGGCCCTCACCCTCGCCGCCCCCGCGCACGCCGACACGCTGATCGACAATGTCAACGGCATCACGCTCGACAAGGACGGCAAGCTCGTCCGCTTCACCGGCCTCGTCATCGATACCGAGGGCAAGGTGAAGCAGCTGCTCGACCGCAAGGACAAGCGCCCCGAACGCCCCGACTTCAAGCAGGACGGCAGGGGCCGCACGCTGATCCCCGGGCTGATCGAAGCGCACGGCCATGTCATGGGGCTCGGCTTCAAGCTGATGCTGCTCGACCTCTCGGACACCGGCAGCCTCGCCGAAGCGCAGGCGGCGATCCGCAAATATGCCGCCGAAAATCCCGAAATGCCGTGGATCATCGGCACGGGCTGGAATCAGGAGAAATGGGGCCTCGGCCGCTTCCCGACCGCCGCCGATCTCGACGCCGCAGTGCCGAACCGACCCGTCTGGCTCGAGCGCGTCGACGGCCATGCCGGCTGGGCGAACAGCGCCGCGATGGCGGCGGCAAAGATCACCCCCGCGAGCAAGTCGGCTGAGGGCGGCCGCATCGAAATGGAGGGCGGCAAGCCGTCGGGCGTCTTCGTCGATGCGGCGATGCGCCTGATCGACGCCGCCAAGCCCAAACCGCTCGCGCGCGACCTCGACCGCGCGCTCTACCTCGCGCAGCAGAAATTGCTCGAACAGGGCATCACGACGATCGCCGACATGGGCACGAGCATTCACGACTGGCAGGCGTTCCGCCGCGCGGGCGACAAGAAACAGCTCGCCGTCCGCATCCTCTCCTATGGCGGCGACATCGACAATATGGCGATCATCGCCGGGTCCGAGCCGACGCCGTGGCTCTATGACGACCGCCTCCGCATGGTCGGGGTGAAGCTCTTGCTCGACGGCGCGCTGGGTTCGCGCGGCGCGTGGCTGAAAGCGCCCTATGCCGACGCGCCGGGGCAGAAGGGCCTGCCCCTGCTCACCCCCGCGCAGCTTCGCAACAAGATGGTGCGCGCGTCGATGGACAAGTTTCAGGTCGCGATCCACGCCATTGGAGACGCTGCGAATGCCGAGGCGCTCGCGGCCATCGCCGACCTCACCGCCGACCTGCCCGGCGAGCGCCGCTGGCGCATCGAACATGCACAGATCATCGACCCCGCCGACATCGCGCGCTTTGCCGAGCTCAAGGTCATCGCCTCGATGCAGCCGATCCACCAGCCGAGCGACCGCGTGATGGCCGAAGCGCGGCTCGGTCCCGATCGCCTGAAAGGCGCCTATGCGTGGCGCAGCCTCCAGAATGCGGGCGTCCGCCTCGCCTTCGGTTCGGACGTGCCGGTCGAGAGCGCCAACCCCTTTCCCGGCATCGCCGCCGCCATTTCGCGCACCGATGCGAAGGGCGAGCCCTTCGGCGGCTGGCGCCCCGAGGAAGCGGTGAGCCGCGAGACCGCGCTCGACGGCTTCACGCGCACCGCGGCCTATGCGGGCTTCGCCGAGGACCGCATCGGTACGCTGATGCCGGGGATGCGCGCCGACTTCCTGATCGTCGACGCCGACCCGATGCTCGCGAGCCCCGACGAGATCCGCCGCATGGTGCCGCTCGAAACCTGGATCGGCGGCTATCGCTATTACAAGCAGAAGGAAGGCGCGACCGTTGGCCGGTGA